Below is a window of Trichosurus vulpecula isolate mTriVul1 chromosome 4, mTriVul1.pri, whole genome shotgun sequence DNA.
ttgtgacgcctgtttccacaagcgggccagattcaacctactgaattagattgaatctgagcaccttcacggaggcaagatggagattatatacacaaagattgtaggagggattgaggggtggtctggggtgactagaggaggggtttagtgagggtcttgaggggaagtccaaggagggcaaggtgaggtaatgggattaagggtgggaagtagctgaacaacaaagggcgaggctaggtagagatttgggcctaatgataatgtgaggcttgtggccttaggggaaggccagatccagttggaagattcaaggacagttcaagggggctcccagagactgtattccagattcaagggggttcccagagactgggccctcatcaaaTGGCATctatcatttttgccaatctgataggtgtaagatgatatctTAAAGttgatttaatttatatttctctaatcaacaatgatttagagcatttttatatgactatatgtagttttgatttcttcattgaaaaactgcttattcatatcctttgaccatttagaaattggggaatgactcacattcttataaatttgacaaagttcattttgtatttgagaaatgagacctttatctgagagaccacgaaaattttttttttcccaatttcctactttccttctaatcttggatacattggtttcatttgtacaagaactttttaatttaatataatcaaaattatctgttttatacctcacaatgctctctgtctcttgtttatttgtaaattattctcctatcCACGAATCTGATAGGTAATGTGTTTCATGTTCtcattttcttgtgttttctacctttatatctaggtcagtAAGTCACGTAGCATAtggtttaagatattggtctatgctcaatttttgccatactgctttccatctttcccaacaattttgaccaaataattaattcttatccccaaaacttaggcttttatatttgtcaaacacaaggttactataatcctTTACTGCCGTGTATAGTATATCTATTCTGTTCCACTGATACCCCTTTCTGTTTTTCagtcagtaccagatagttttgatatttactaccttataatatagtttgagttCTGGTATTGCtgaacctccttcctttacattttttcattagtttctttgaacttcttgaccttttgttcttccaaatgaattgtgctattttttttaactcagtaaataattttttagtaatttagttgggatggcattgaataaatagattagttaggcaaaattgtcatttttattatattggctttgctcacccatgaacaatgaatatttctccaattatttaaatctgactacCTTTGTATAaatagtgttttataattatgttttatgtagttcctgggtctgttttggcaggtatgcTCACATATATTTAATACTGTCTACAGTTATTGTAAGTGGAGTACCTCTTGCTAGCTCTCATAGTTTTGttgatgatatataaaaatgctgatgatttatgtgggtttattttatatcctactattttgctaaaattattgtttcaactaatttttagttgaatctttgggattttccaaataCATCGTCATATTGTTttcaaaaagagataatttattacctcctttcccattctgattccttcaatttccttttcttctcttattgctattgctagaatTTCTAAAGCAAGACTGAATATTATTGGTGACACATAGTGTTGCAGTTTCATAGTTTGTGGAAGGGGTCATCTGGAATGAGTTCACAGAGTCAGATCACCTCTAATCCAATAAGGGCATTTATTGGAATGATAATTGGAACAGGCTGACTTCTAGCAACCAGCAACTTAGTAAGACAGGCAAATTTGTCgtgtaatgatgctgattacacaacagaaattatgaatattgaaaaggcaggaagggttttattaagggattaggtaatggggagGGGTCCCTTCTGTGGTTTggtggtcaaacatcctggtcatgctgctttctgattggctagctattgtgatCCTGTCTGGTCAAGACGGATAATTAAGTATTATGGTCCTGACTAGGGCTagaatggatgatgtgattgtggttgaatACAAGGACACACCTGTTCcaatatgtgaattggatctgggggcagtggcttgCTAGGATCGGTGGCtgtattgagtctgggggcctgtGATGTTGTTAAAGCCAGAATGTGTGGTTAAGTCAGGACATGCCTACTGCtcagtggggcccataaggaagttagactaTTAGGGCTGGGGgaagctttattaggattccatcagtggtgtaatttccctgtttctctcttttaattaaacctattttagctttaactttgtatgagatcatgattgctatccatGATTTTTTCATTAGCTGAAGCAGAATAAATtttactccagccctttattttaactatatgtatctctcatttttaattgtttctttctttctttttttgtttttgttttttttggaggggggaaggcaaggcaattggggttaaatgacttgcccaaggttacacagctagtaagactgtcaagtttctgaggccggatttgaaatcagggtcttcctgactcaagggccggtgatctactcactgtgccacctagctgccccttgtttcttgtaaacaacatgttgtaggattctgatttttaatacattctgctatcgAGTTAATGGGTAAATCCACCCTATTCACATTCGAAGttataaatactagctgtatATTTCCCtgcttccatcctatttttcttcactaCTTATCCTTCTCAacctatttaccctatccctccttcTGTGTCTAATTTACTTTTAAACACTACTTTGCCCTCCAATTTCTTAATTTACCTACCCTTCTAAGAATCCCTCCgttatcttctccccccacccttttaatttttcatcTTCATAGCCTCCTAAAAGTCCTTCCCTTATCCTATgccctcaccctcttatttcaccaccatccttcttgaaccctgtcttgccactggactctgatgaggagaaagtgaagctgaagactttgcatagctctgccttaTTCACATCCACCTCATGAGCAGGTCAAGGCGTCCATCAACCTCACGATATCAGTCCTCTcccagaaataaggagggaggaaCAACAGCGCTGCCACTTGCCAGAGGTGATGCAAGCCATAAATGGAATTGGAACctagatcttcccgactccaactCCAAGACCTCTATCAACCACACCAAACCAGCTCCAGTATATGTTAACAACAAAAGAATTGGGAGCTGTAACAAACTAGGGGTGGAGGGAGATCACTTTCCATtgtaggaatcaggaaagacttcctggaggaggtggtgtCTGAGCTTTAATAATGAAGCCCACAAGGATGCTGACAACTGGTACGGATCCAGCACTTTTATGCTTTGCAaagtatttgatcctcacaaaaacttgGTGTGGGTAAATGCTTTGAGGaaattaaagtgctatgtaagcaTAAGCTACGATTATAACTGCTATTATTAAAGACATCCCAAAAGACGCATTTTAAGGAAATGATGTATCTTAAAAGTGCCCATTTTCCCATTGTCCAAAACATGACCAACTGTAATGCAAGTCCCAGCACTGTATCAGCTCTGTGGGCACAGGGATGGGGGTAGGGCCCTGCCTTAGCAAGCCAACACAGCTGGCAAAGCAACAGGGCCCTGTGAGGGCAGGGAGACACAATGCAGCTCTGAGCAGCCTCTCAATGGCAGTTTGTGTTCTCAGGCTCTGTAAAAGGGGACCATCCCCCAGCCCCTTCTTTCTACTTCACTCTAGGCCCCTCCCCATGCTGGACACTCAGTAACCAGGGCAGCCTCAGCCACTCATTACTCTCATGAAGGTTGGCACATCAGCCTGAACATTCTGAGATGGCCCCAGGACTGAGGGTTCTGGCTCTTTCCTTGATTCCCATGGCCAGGTGAGACTAGGGGCCGGCATCGCAGGAATCCGCTGGATGAAGGGCATAGAAGGCACAAGGAGCAGGGGACAGGGTTGCCCACGTGGATTCAGGAATGGTCTATATTATGTAGGGGATGCGCAGTGCCAGGGCCGAAGGTGGGAAACGCCAAATGGGGGCTCCGGGTGAGTGCCCATTTGGAGGGGCCGCTAGCACCAAGCCGGCAGGGGCAGGGTTACCCAGGGTAGACAGCCTCCTTAGTCCCTCCCCTAGAGGGGGCGGGAGCAGGAGCCGGAGCTGCCGCCTGTCCGCCTGCCCGCCGCCGTGGTCCCAGCCCTACCGCAGCTTCAGCGGCTCCGGCTCCCGCTGGGCCGTGTTCCTCTTTCCCAGTTCTTTCCTGCTGCCTCCTCCCGCGTGGAAACCCCAGTACCGCCCTTGCCCCTGTGCTTGCCCCCAGTTATGTCGCCTCCGGGGCTGACCTGGGCCTCAGCGCAGCAGCTGGCTGGAATATTGTTCTTCATCCTGTTGGCTCCTCTGGGTAAGGGGTGGGGGATTGGAACCGGGCAGGCttagggtggggaaggaagaaagtgatggggtgggggaaggggaacatAGGACCCAGAGGGAGCTCCTGAGGGAGGGAAAAACAAAGGGCCATGGGAAAGACCCTGGACTATTATGGGCCCTGGGAGGGGAGGTGGTGACTGGATTTCCTGGGGCAGGGAAAGGGTgatgagactggagctcaggcaATGGGACCCCAGATTTGATGCCTGGAAAGTGGGCATGGGGTCAGATGCCAAGGAGTGAGATCTCATTGGCAGTAACtgcaaaggggatgggggtggggagtttcGTGGCTGCCAGGAGTCCAGTGGGGACTGGTATCCACAAGCAGAGTAGGCTGAAAGAAGGGCAAGCATGGTGCCCACTGGGTGCCCACTGTGTTCATAGTGTTGGCAGATGAGGACTGCCTGTGGTATCTGGATGGGAACGGCTCATGGCACCCTGGGTTTGACTGTGAATTCGCCTCCTTCTGCTGTGGGACCTGCTACCACCGTTTCTGCTGCAGAGATCTATCCAAGCTCATCACTGAACGGCAGCAGAAGCACTGTCTGGCCTTTAGGTGTGAGCTCCCAGCCCTTTTCCTCCCAGCCTCCTCCCTTAGTCTTCCCTCTCTGGCCCTtacttcctcctcttccatctcttttctctccaatgGCCCTGTCCTTACtgactcttcttcctccctcttcctcatgccatccttttttgcttcttcctcTCTATTTCCACATCCTTATCTGAAGCCCAGGAGGCTGGCTTAGTAATCATAGCTAAATGATTAGTGTCTGGGAATGAAACTCTGGCCTCCTGGGTTTCATATAGGGAGTCAGTGCTGCATAATATAGCACCCCGGGGCTCGGCCTGCTATGGACCCCCTGATCACCTCTCCTGGAGCGCTATTCCCAAGAGAGCTAAGTTAGTAATGGAACTCAGCCGATGCTCTATCCTCTAAGCTAGTGCTAGTACAAGTAAATGCAGCAAATAAATGGGCTGGAGTTGTACCATGCACACTCTCTTCCTCAGGTCTCTCATTAGCTCCTAAGAGCCATGGAACACCAAGGAGAGTATAGATAGAAAACTAACCCCAGAAAACTACAAGTCCCAGGATGCCCCGAACTTAGTCATGTAGATATCTGCTGGCTCACCATGGTAGGGAAGCTAGGCTCCTGTCCCTGTGGAAGAGCCACAGAATAGGCCCCTTCTTTTCTGACCCCAGTTCTTCCTCCCCCTCATTCTCCCCCCAGGGACTCTTAAGTTCTGGCTAGGGCCCAGCACAGTATGTTGGAACCCAGTCTTTATGGCTACAATGATAAACCAGGATAGCATCCATCTAGTTGGAGACCCAGGTGTCCTGGCTCCTGTCTACATGGGCTGGAGGTTGACAGGGCCTTACTGTGCTCATAGCCCCAAGACTATCGCTGGTATTGCCTCAGCTGTGATCCTGTTCATTGCCGTGGTAGTAACCACCATCTGCTGCTTCCTCTGCTCCTGCTGTTACCTGTACCGCCGACGCCAGCAGCTTCGGAGTCCCTTAGAAGGTACTTACTGGTGGAGGGGCCAGGAGCCCACGTGGGCATAGTGGGATATGAGGTGGGCTGAACTGGGCATGAACATGTGTGCACCAAGGTTTGGAATCGCTGGAAGCTTTACTGTGGAGTGGACACCTTACTGCATATTTGAAAGTTATATATGTAATAGAGTGTGAAAATTAGGTGATGTGTCCAGGGCAGTAGACTGGATGTCACACTATTAGAATGTGTCAGAATAGCAGATGACATAGGTTCATAGCTAGAACTCAGAgcgaccttagaggtcatctagtagaaccccttcattttgcaaatgaggaaattctgGTTTAGAGAGGTTATAACTTatccggagtcacacagctagttaagtatctgaggcaggatttgaactcaagtcttcctgattccaaggctataGCTCTCTATACCATCTATACTCTATCTGCCATATTCCACTGCCCATGGTGATATTGTCACCCTGGCAGGTGGGATATGTGACACCATGGAGATGTATGGAGGGTACTGTGAGTGGCAGTGGCAGGGCCAGGGGGATTTACCCCTTGGGCAGCTGTTCTGGAGCTTATGATTCGGAGTTTGAGCTTTTGCTCTCCCTGTCCCAGCTGGTATTCCCCAGGTGGCCTATTCTCAAGGACTGAGGACTCTGAAACCTGAGCCCCCTCTAGGAATTGTGCCCTCCCTGACtcggggagaggagggagagtgtcaGCTCCGTAAATTGATCTGATCTGCAAAGCcggtagtgtctgaggcctgccCACCACTCCCTACCTCATATCTCTAGTGCTGTGTCTGGAAGCAAAGGGGGctaggaagagagaaaggcagggggtggggtcTGAATCCTGGAGCCTTCCCAGCTAGGGTGGGGCAGGAATACCACTAAGGTGCTACCCTTGGTCCATTTAAAATAGAGAGAAGTCTTGATcccaccctgggcaaatccttgTTCCTCCCTGGCTCTTATCTTTCTCACCTATAAACCTAGGGGATCAGACTGGATGATCTTTGAAGTTCCCTCCCTTCTTACAGTTTTACTaattcagttaacaagcatttattctgtgCCAAGTCTAATGTCTGTCCTTTGTCTCCCTAGTTCAAGAGATCCCGATGGCGGGCATTCCCATCCAGCCAGGGTACCCATATCCTCAGGACCCCAAAGCTGGCCCCACACCCCCCCAGCCAGGCTTTGTGTACCCCCCCAGTGGCCCTGCCCCCCAGTATCCTATGTACCCAGCTGGTCCCCCAGTCTACAATCCTGCAGGTAAGAACACTAAGCCCCTCTGTTGTCTTCCAGTAGAGTGCTCCCAACTCTGCTTGGACATCTTCCATCCTCCTACCTTCAGCCATGAGTTTGGCTTCCCAGTTACCAGTTCCTTTCTCACGTGCCTCTAAGTTCCCCATCCACGTTCCAACCTGGCTTAGCCTCTCTCACTTCTTTCCCCCAAACTGCCCAGGGGATTTGTCCATGTCactaattctgtttcttttttttttcagctcctCCTCCCTACATGCCATCACAATCCACTTACCCTGGGGCCTGAGGAACCGGTCCTGTATTTTTGCAGCCTTCCCTCTAGGCATCACTTGTTCTGAGGCACACCCTAATTTTTCCACCTTGTTCCACTGGTGGGAGAGGATCATGCAGAAGGACCTATCCATGTGCGTTGAGCATCAGACCAAGCAGGACAGATACTTTGATTTGGGGTGGGCTCCCTGGAGACATGGAGACTGGAATAGTCATGGGACACCTTACTGGGAAGGGACTTTGGGGTAGGAGGTTGGTGGGATTCTTTTTAATGTAAGGGGAAAGATATGAagtattgagaaggaaagcatggTGTGTGAGCAAACCCCACGCCCTGGTAAGTAGTGCCACCTTCGGTAGGCCTGTTGCTTACCTATGTCAGCTGCTGTTTCAGCCATCACAACTCTACCCACCTGGGTGGAGGTAAAGGTGGAAGAGGGCCATATCTAGCAATCACCAATCATCCTTTTACTCctcattcttctccctttcctcccactaCTGCCCTGTAAACCAGGGATATCCACACAGATTAAACTGTAAATATGTAACATGTCTAAATTCTAACTTAAATATCTTTGAACATGTTCTTGGCTAGCAAAGACACAACTGAAGTCTCTCCCCAACTGTGTACCCTGTGTGGATACCTAGAAGTTGTGCCTGCTTCTTTCAGTTTTCCCGACTTGGGTGGGCATACATTAGCCTCGCATTCCCAGGGGACAGGTATCTCTCCTACCCAGGAAGGGGGCAGGACTGCCAAGGCAGAGACACCAGTGATACCTCTGACCTCCAAGGTCGGTATAGAATCAGTTGGGAAGCCTGGTACCAGACCCAGCTTTGGTTGCCAACAGATGTACAACTAGGGCCTCGCTGTGCCTGACAAGGAGAAGGGCATAAAAACACCCTCTGGTTGTTCCCTGGTATTGCTGCTGTTGGGTGGGTAGTTGTAGGGATGACTGACTTAGGGGTAGGAGGAGCAGAAATGGGAGACTTCCAAGCTTTTCTCACTCAGATTTGCTTATAATTTTCCTGGAATGATATGAGAGTGGGTGCTGTGAGGAACCCAAGCTGGCAAACGAAGCTCAGAACCCAGAAGTAGGAACCAGAGTATCAAAGAAGGTGAGATGGGATCTCTTCTTGTTGCCCTGGGTCTTAAGAACCTCCCAGTCCTGCCCCAAGGTGGCATGGCTcccatttgcctttctctaagaCTCCATTCTTTGTTCTTACCAGTGCCCTCCTTCCCCTAGCCTTGCCAACTGGCCCACGGGTACATCTTTCTCTAGgcagagatggggggaaggggtggcACTCAGCTTTTAGGCCCCTAAACAGAAGGGATGAGCTAGGGATCTGATGAACAGCCAGCTAAACACCATCCTTGGTCCCTGTTCTCTAATAGTCTATGTGTTCCTAGCCAATTCTTGGCTGTCTctaacttgctgtgtgatgtTAGCTTGGTCATTTCACACcctctggtcttcagttttcttctctgtaaaatgagttcagGATATATCTCttaaggtccctttccagctctgagattcacTGAAATGGCTAAGAGGACCCTGTGTCCATACAGTCCCCAGAAACTTTCTAGGAGTATAAGACAGGCCCCTCTCCAACAGGTCCATAGTCACATTGTTTGGGCAGGagtaggcaggggtgggggagttgGTTTCTGAGATTCTTTTTATTCAAGTGGGAAAAAAATATCACTAGCCTGGTCTCTCCCAGCCCTGCCCCAATCTCATCTGTTCTTTACACACTTccaaaagcctttcctaatttggCCAACCAATGTCACTAACTGGTTTCTACTCTTCTGGCCTACCACCCTCATGGCATCATCCCTCCCCTTCATCCCTTGGCCCCTTGGTTCCAGGTCCCATCCTCCAGTCCTGTATCCTACCTCACTCTCTGCTagatcttccctccccttttcacaTCCCTTCTGCCTCAGGCTCCTCCACCACAGTCTTAGGCTTTCAGTGAGGTCCAGGTGAAATGGGAGGCTGGCCAAGGTACTGGCCACAACACCCAGGGCTGCTGCCTGCCCTAGCACTGGTACACTCCTTATGGTGGGCTCTCAGTTTTTCAGACAAGTGTTTCTGGGCTTGTGCCAGTCACTCCTCAGCAAAGCAAGGTGGATACAAGGCTCTGCCCATTGTGAGGGTGATGCCCCCTCTATTGCCTCCCTTGCCTCAGAAACCCCTCTCAAGAAACCCTCAGACCTCCCAAGAAGTTCTTAAGCCTGCTTGGAGCTGAGGAGTTCCTACCCATCAGTAGTGGGTGTGGAGTTATGCCCACAGCTCTGCAGCTGGTTTTCTCAGAGCAGGTAAGGTGATGCGAAATGGGTACTGGTGGGATGCCTCTGATGGGCCAGGCTTGACCTCAGATGGCTCAACCTTCACACCTGTGGCATAGAAGTCATGCAGTAAGGGTTGGGGGCACAGGGCCTAAACTCTGCATCCCTTTTCTAGACTGATAAAACAGAGAGCTTAGG
It encodes the following:
- the SHISA4 gene encoding protein shisa-4 — protein: MSPPGLTWASAQQLAGILFFILLAPLVLADEDCLWYLDGNGSWHPGFDCEFASFCCGTCYHRFCCRDLSKLITERQQKHCLAFSPKTIAGIASAVILFIAVVVTTICCFLCSCCYLYRRRQQLRSPLEVQEIPMAGIPIQPGYPYPQDPKAGPTPPQPGFVYPPSGPAPQYPMYPAGPPVYNPAAPPPYMPSQSTYPGA